Proteins from a single region of Theileria parva strain Muguga chromosome 1, complete sequence, whole genome shotgun sequence:
- a CDS encoding putative integral membrane protein yields MAVETFTVSLAGYKPSLACKLFSRLESSWINVNITLSAAECYFGLLSYFTVMLKLKQMLLQYSIDESKLLDSVTKYTIHDYVPKISSKFDPSTINMIENTIRQSKEFSEYTLRLSREYSSSKFRDYSDTLSRFSKDLSEANLSKLSRDLRLSKMFIDSKLSNLSMSFEPENLADLYCLPISTMSNFENLTRYLIYRYFNGLLQPSGVIDVNSVISDLLKTIAGINFFGIKKVEPLYYAHFKLDQDFGPQNKATNQGDQMDEFDKITANKDIYNVQIEHNVVHVGRLGHTNVFGTTTTENVSSFHNDLGIPILLAIKSSTSQINTADRAVEMKRNVSSSVIDKEAENLAGEDTYSWVVLSPGKSMSLPTSHYGILEPFLIRVQIDNKYYEISSTQLDFSDNNAQIMFKLSLNPEDPEDIDVINESKASNKDGVDTKMDLTEPSQKDVTRGKSYKKVGFGKLAKEYFKRLVGIKDTEFTFHYAYLMVRVTQKMSLESSITIGSSLNIFLSSGISVVNKSMQNLVIFPTVKPPKNKMTFKEEILKIEIETPQIPETPIDKSYFRDEKFSEIDKIFKPISALTEHKLVKIVYPSPVCVNTSNSRDTAFVPDHESNNRVTDQYILLRGNMGEASRVFIPLTWILHGNNTICVSLLTDFDTAYGNFEVDSFSPSESSFAQSSSVESGIYCDVLLSKEASLHIISSFEGHKIKVPVPGFQPTLHLGQSLIISGDSGSGSNDMMPDGFPAHNISNPFMGLAHLSSGSGDQNALNSGSNALTDGRGLKESEEFPLVLSSTLTEFTSVHKTQIPLNPMKHLIKRYEVIIESCQIIENMLPYDIDILVPELYSALSDSSLYPHNDKLPTHKSLSFDHLDDEDIQEDERQDSVLIPRSISASTVHLIGYGSNSQLLPSSMNRSLMSEPFRPDKASPLDHGLEYNRLDFISDKRHLPIKSGTSVHLETYMKRARIFFKNYCSHEMQFKNENLTTSLTFESMSSQVLENFNQFLGLDTGGKPIGLPKSLTISVEISRKTTQPSKDKSGVIRRYLASSQIVCNIFVDKWVVNWLEYPILFSRADGRYFQCFGGKSCSLVSQDLSNTGLHLVIRKSYLKMIHGYSMYPTNPRTRPIFRITSPDHLISDKFMVPDLTFSPCSIKDNRDYPNLHYLVATSISPSPFFRTVVIEVLPQVTVTNHFDLDIWIREFITTKNVVKNVIKRTGVIHKVYTNVKLLSHKLHTNKVNLDARSSKGSRKSRKSNRSRRSRRTKDTAGLGFSDDNTGHWIKIDSGMTVEFHPQSKGEFHVQVTGINPFQFGDTRISKFWSSSLLIKPSSSTQFRYPQMIQKSDLQVTTPTASSPTQRIDSNMVKYGLCELETLVHKGCKMVRFSRPTKPEWVIINSTGLNLYIQQLGILSHGEILCPTHDLGGSYKTQRDGFKEVPEPEIQTGAEYSWYDPLKEQKLIIKLYHIQYKNNDLIGRIIKNNNPNTDNTVNRDNSSPNGDGMGVEFEKVSVRVRGVLLIDLGRVESINVSGIFNIRLGKMRLAAKVNAQTSVIMGQRALIITCGKLNKLINRNKKLFDIYKQIKIPNAEIKLNPKQYLLEKFKYNIKHAENQRGIRVSNRLTTNTYPLTGRINSKSSSRTISKVNTDRSSSTKLSSQVKPDPNIVGSLKPDSKTISIMSDSKSVKTLYLHHTTMGKSEYQTRDVNQRRTYPLTSPIYDTTYREKQVLINISNDYTLNVSLNGFGLCICSYLPEELLYFSLVLVKFSTCFQDNETRNLFSIGWLQSDVHDIDSFYPTMLKPVLNYSTFNIGSINRRKASSYVHHDIITNNNKEVVSIIMNTKSNKYIKEISLLSIDIQPININLDTRLIFSALLLLDEYLSIFSQSERNMESFSGPLVGIFNYENMESFDDEVYILNDVVKSQYGSDSSTGSRYNISRFLIGKIVMVINLRRSDNILTDELPPLSPMVRYLVYILRRTPHISDAHIVLNKESLMRLCCTPYVLMSHFTSRYMSQAIHQIYKVLWAVDLIGNPKLIFNHWFSALYQSLIDFREAMRFIHLPPVTFLLLLKGVSQFGVTVISGIVDAFYRLTGSWSLILNTVALNSDRYAVFILNQVFPKNLSHPSNLLEGFVFGTSTMGRNLYISLGNFIFKPVNSFNKFVESIKLKTGKREILMSFLHIWTSIFSALSSLFFGTFSAILSGVSIWLQGVLNQMHSVHMLSAIRPRRSYHHLKCSGPVRYNFLESWSVEASKRFGHSSQVLLALPLDVKLKLFDPVYLATSHWSVLATHISSISPLILSQSFGSFKDLIWVDRLDLGYVEKRHVKWKYKINSIKRIQLIQLFCYSSHDVDVPTFSPNHVNNRGENADRTESSNRKVEGQVSIIIYDTDDESSLDDFRSNYLNLAPDSRIILPLKVGKKMIGKTMYFMRIIFSEAGRVGQFNFNKKLPAKVQDMLENPNFLHDYQVDQSNVHEQIQMNLGEIRRKLEKKSSAGNQMDLVNGGEKLKETTIGPDYIRTGYLDMEMEMSKSLKRVEPCLEMYKVGKGLEIPTVDEYLKQKIEFTDVDLGERDFMKAKLPNAEGDANSVPYVKDSVPYVKDSVGDKDKNNIMYNSVAGKAENVINKSVKNKYGLKDSKEEDEIVEIVRMPNLETGKLYFTLLTSVIREVAL; encoded by the exons ATGGCAGTTGAGACGTTCACTGTTAGCCTGGCAGGCTATAAACCCTCGCTTGCATGTAAGTTATTCTCAAGACTTGAATCCTCCTGGATTAACGTTAACATTACACTGAGCGCGGCAGAGTGTTATTTTGGGCTCCTTTCATACTTCACAGTCATGCTTAAGCTGAAGCAGATGTTACTGCAGTACTCAATTGATGAGTCAAAGTTGTTGGACTCAGTTACCAAGTACACAATCCATGACTACGTGCCGAAAATATCTAGTAAATTTGACCCTTCAACCATAAATATGATTGAGAACACAATAAGACAGTCGAAGGAATTTTCAGAATATACGCTGAGGTTGTCGAGAGAGTACAGCAGCTCAAAATTTAGGGATTATTCTGACACATTGTCAAGATTTTCGAAAGATTTGTCAGAGGCCAATTTGA GTAAGCTGTCGAGAGACTTGAGGCTAAGTAAAATGTTCATTGATAGTAAGCTGAGTAATCTTAGCATGTCATTTGAACCCGAGAATCTGGCTGACTTGTACTGTTTACCCATTAGCACAATGTCCAACTTTGAGAATCTGACCAGGTACTTGATTTACAGGTACTTCAACGGACTTCTTCAGCCCTCAGGAGTTATCGATGTAAATTCGGTGATTTCTGACCTTTTGAAGACCATCGCTGGCATTAACTTCTTTGGGATTAAGAAGGTTGAGCCCCTATATTACGCCCATTTCAAGCTTGACCAGGATTTTGGACCTCAAAATAAAGCAACGAACCAGGGAGACCAGATGGACGAGTTTGACAAGATCACAGCCAACAAGGATATATACAACGTACAAATTGAGCACAATGTGGTTCACGTTGGAAGATTGGGCCATACAAATGTGTTTGGAACCACTACAACAGAAAATGTATCAAGTTTCCACAACGACTTGGGAATACCTATTTTACTCGCAATAAAATCCAGTACAAGTCAGATAAATACGGCTGACAGAGCTGTGGAGATGAAGAGGAACGTGTCGAGTAGTGTGATAGATAAGGAAGCGGAGAATTTGGCAGGAGAAGATACGTACAGCTGGGTGGTGTTAAGTCCCGGTAAGTCGATGAGTTTACCAACATCACATTACGGGATCCTTGAACCCTTTTTAATAAGAGTCCAGATCGACAACAAATATTACGAAATCTCATCAACTCAGCTAGATTTCAGCGATAATAACGCCCAAATCATGTTCAAACTTAGCTTAAACCCCGAAGACCCTGAAGATATTGATGTAATTAATGAATCTAAGGCATCTAACAAAGATGGAGTAGATACGAAAATGGACCTGACTGAACCCAGTCAAAAGGATGTAACTCGTGGAAAAAGTTATAAGAAAGTTGGGTTTGGTAAACTCGCAAAGGAGTATTTTAAGAGGTTGGTGGGAATAAAGGATACAGAGTTCACATTCCATTACGCATATTTGATGGTGAGAGTGACCCAGAAGATGTCGCTTGAGAGTTCAATCACAATCGGCTCCTCACTGAACATTTTCTTGTCTTCTGGAATTTCAGTAGTTAACAAGTCTATGCAGAATTTGGTCATATTCCCAACAGTAAAACCACCCAAGAATAAAATGACATTCAAGGAGGAAATTCTGAAAATTGAAATAGAAACACCTCAGATTCCAGAAACCCCAATTGATAAATCATACTTTAGGGATGAAAAGTTCTCTGAAATTGATAAGATTTTTAAGCCCATTTCAGCACTAACGGAACACAAACtagttaaaattgtatacCCATCTCCAGTGTGTGTTAATACGTCGAATTCCCGTGATACAGCTTTTGTCCCAGACCATGAGTCCAATAATCGGGTAACCGATCAATACATACTATTGAGGGGGAACATGGGTGAGGCGAGCAGAGTGTTTATACCGTTGACTTGGATACTACACGGCAATAACACAATATGTGTTTCACTGTTGACTGACTTTGACACTGCATACGGGAACTTCGAAGTGGATTCATTTAGTCCATCTGAGAGCTCATTTGCTCAAAGTTCTTCAGTGGAATCTGGGATATACTGTGATGTACTACTGAGTAAGGAGGCTAGTTTGCACATTATATCATCGTTTGAGGGTCATAAGATAAAGGTTCCAGTACCTGGATTTCAACCAACACTACATTTGGGGCAGTCGTTAATTATATCCGGCGATTCTGGTTCTGGCAGTAATGATATGATGCCAGATGGGTTTCCAGCCCACAACATTAGTAACCCGTTTATGGGTTTGGCACACCTTTCGAGTGGGTCTGGAGATCAGAATGCATTAAACTCAGGCTCAAATGCATTGACGGATGGTAGAGGACTGAAGGAATCTGAGGAGTTTCCATTGGTCTTGTCGTCAACACTAACTGAATTCACAAGTGTGCACAAGACTCAGATACCACTGAACCCAATGAAGCATCTGATTAAACGCTACGAAGTGATTATAGAGTCCTGCCAGATTATAGAGAACATGCTCCCATACGACATTGATATTTTGGTTCCAGAGCTTTACTCTGCACTTTCTGATTCCTCTTTGTACCCTCACAATGATAAACTTCCGACCCATAAATCACTAAGCTTTGATCATCTGGACGATGAGGATATTCAGGAGGATGAGAGGCAGGACTCGGTTCTAATTCCTAGGTCAATCAGTGCTTCAACAGTACACCTAATCGGTTATGGCTCAAATTCCCAGCTTTTGCCTTCATCCATGAATAGAAGTCTTATGAGTGAACCCTTTAGACCGGATAAAGCATCTCCATTGGATCATGGATTAGAGTACAACAGGCTTGACTTTATATCTGACAAGAGACACTTGCCGATAAAGTCAGGAACGAGTGTTCATTTGGAGACATACATGAAAAGGGCGCGAATTTTCTTTAAGAACTACTGTAGCCACGAGATGCAGTTCAAGAATGAGAACCTTACGACATCCTTGACGTTTGAAAGTATGAGTAGTCAGGTTCTGGAAAACTTTAACCAGTTTTTAGGCCTAGATACGGGAGGTAAGCCCATTGGGTTGCCTAAGAGTTTGACCATATCTGTTGAAATTTCCAGAAAGACAACCCAGCCATCCAAAGACAAGAGTGGAGTGATAAGGCGTTATTTGGCTTCCTCACAGATTGTGTGTAACATTTTTGTGGATAAGTGGGTGGTTAACTGGCTTGAGTACCCGATTTTGTTCTCTCGCGCTGATGGAAGATACTTCCAGTGTTTTGGAGGCAAATCCTGCTCTTTGGTGTCCCAAGATCTATCGAATACAGGTTTACACCTTGTGATTAGGAAGAGTTACTTGAAAATGATCCATGGATATTCCATGTATCCCACAAACCCTCGCACGAGACCAATTTTCAGGATAACATCACCAGATCATCTTATCAGTGACAAGTTTATGGTCCCTGATCTGACGTTCAGCCCTTGCTCGATCAAGGATAACAGAGATTATCCAAATCTGCATTACTTGGTGGCAACCTCAATATCACCCTCGCCCTTCTTCAGGACTGTGGTGATTGAGGTTCTTCCTCAGGTAACAGTCACGAACCACTTTGACCTTGATATCTGGATTCGAGAGTTCATAACGACTAAAAACGTTGTCAAAAACGTGATCAAGAGGACGGGAGTCATTCATAAGGTCTACACCAACGTCAAGCTTCTTTCGCACAAGTTACACACAAACAAGGTTAACCTTGACGCCAGGAGTTCGAAAGGTAGTCGTAAGAGCCGAAAGAGTAACCGTAGTAGGAGGTCACGTAGGACTAAAGATACCGCTGGATTAGGGTTTTCCGATGATAACACGGGGCATTGGATAAAGATTGATAGTGGTATGACAGTGGAGTTTCACCCTCAGAGTAAGGGTGAATTTCACGTTCAAGTCACTGGTATCAACCCGTTCCAATTTGGAGATACAAGGATTTCAAAGTTCTGGTCCTCGTCGCTCCTAATTAAGCCTTCGTCTTCCACTCAGTTCCGTTATCCACAGATGATCCAGAAGTCTGACCTCCAAGTTACGACCCCTACTGCCTCTAGCCCAACACAAAGAATTGACAGTAACATGGTAAAGTATGGACTATGTGAGCTTGAAACACTAGTGCATAAAGGCTGTAAGATGGTGAGGTTCTCAAGACCTACCAAGCCTGAGTGGGTGATTATAAACTCAACTGGACTTAATCTTTACATTCAGCAGCTTGGCATACTATCCCATGGAGAAATCCTGTGCCCGACACATGATCTTGGGGGTAGTTACAAGACTCAACGTGACGGCTTTAAAGAAGTACCGGAACCCGAAATACAAACCGGAGCTGAATACAGCTGGTACGACCCGCTCAAGGAACAGAAACTAATCATCAAACTTTACCATATACAAtacaaaaataatgatCTCATTGGTCGAATCATCAAAAACAACAACCCCAATACTGataacactgttaatagGGATAATAGTAGCCCTAATGGCGATGGTATGGGAGTTGAGTTTGAGAAGGTGTCAGTTAGGGTGAGAGGAGTGTTATTGATAGATTTGGGAAGAGTGGAAAGTATAAACGTGAGTGGGATATTTAACATAAGGTTGGGGAAGATGCGGTTGGCGGCTAAGGTTAACGCCCAGACGAGTGTGATTATGGGTCAGCGGGCTTTAATAATCACTTGTGGGAAACTGAACAAGCTAATTAATAGGAACAAGAAGCTGTTTGATATCTATAAACAGATTAAGATACCAAACGCAGAGATTAAACTTAACCCGAAGCAGTACCTGCTAGAAAAGTTCAAGTACAACATCAAGCACGCTGAAAATCAGAGGGGAATTAGAGTCTCAAATCGTTTAACCACTAATACATACCCATTAACCGGGAGAATTAATTCTAAGTCTAGTTCAAGGACAATTTCCAAAGTTAACACTGACCGTTCCTCATCTACCAAACTGTCATCACAGGTTAAACCTGATCCTAACATTGTTGGAAGTCTCAAGCCAGATTCTAAGACTATTTCCATTATGTCAGATTCAAAGAGTGTGAAAACATTGTATTTACATCATACAACGATGGGAAAGAGTGAATATCAAACTCGGGATGTGAATCAACGTCGTACGTATCCACTGACGAGTCCGATTTACGACACAACTTACCGAGAGAAACAGGTTCTAATTAACATCAGCAACGATTACACCTTGAACGTGTCCCTGAACGGGTTTGGACTATGCATATGCTCGTATTTGCCAGAGGAACTGCTATATTTCTCACTTGTCCTGGTCAAGTTTAGCACCTGCTTCCAGGACAATGAGACCAGGAACCTGTTCTCAATAGGGTGGCTTCAATCCGATGTACACGACATCGATTCATTCTACCCAACCATGCTCAAACCTGTTCTCAACTATTCAACCTTCAATATCG GAAGTATAAATAGAAGGAAGGCATCGTCATACGTACACCATGATATAATAACtaacaataataaagaGGTGGTAAGTATTATCATGAACACAAAGAGTAACAAGTATATAAAGGAAATATCGTTGTTGAGCATAGATATACAGCCGATAAACATAAATCTTGATACTCGGTTGATATTTTCAGCTCTGTTGCTGTTGGACGAGTATTTGTCGATTTTCTCGCAGTCTGAGAGGAACATGGAGTCGTTTTCAGGCCCTCTGGTGGGAATTTTTAACTACGAGAACATGGAGTCATTTGACGATGAGGTGTACATTCTGAACGACGTCGTGAAGTCTCAGTATGGCTCAGACTCCTCTACAGGTTCCCGTTACAACATTTCACGCTTCCTAATTGGAAAGATTGTAATGGTTATTAACCTAAGGAGGTCAGATAATATCCTAACAGACGAACTACCACCTCTCAGCCCAATGGTTCGGTACCTGGTTTACATTCTCAGGAGGACGCCGCACATCTCAGATGCACACATTGTGCTCAATAAGGAGTCACTAATGAGACTCTGCTGTACTCCGTACGTGCTCATGTCGCACTTCACATCAAGGTACATGAGTCAGGCaattcatcaaatttaCAAAGTGCTCTGGGCAGTTGACCTGATTGGGAACCCGAAGCTTATTTTCAATCATTGGTTCTCAGCTCTTTACCAGTCGTTAATT GACTTTAGAGAGGCTATGAGGTTTATTCACTTGCCGCCCGTGACGTTTTTGCTACTCCTCAAGGGAGTGAGCCAGTTTGGAGTCACGGTCATCTCAGGCATTGTGGACGCATTTTACAGGCTCACAGGAAGCTGGTCCTTGATACTCAATACCGTGGCACTTAACTCAGATCGCTACGCAGTTTTCATTCTCAATCAAGTGTTCCCCAAAAACCTCTCTCATCCCAGTAACCTCCTAGAGGGTTTTGTCTTTGGAACCAGTACTATGGGAAGGAATTTATACATATCACTAG ggaattttatatttaagcCAGTGAACAGCTTTAATAAGTTTGTTGAGTCGATAAAGTTGAAGACCGGGAAGAGAGAAATCTTAATGTCATTTTTGCATATTTGGACCTCAATCTTTTCAGCCCTTTCAAGTTTGTTTTTCGGAACATTTTCTGCGATTCTTTCTGGTGTGTCGATATGGCTGCAAGGGGTTCTGAACCAGATGCACTCAGTGCATATGCTTTCGGCCATAAGGCCAAGACGTTCTTATCACCACCTTAAGTGCAGTGGCCCTGTGCGGTATAACTTTCTAGAGTCGTGGTCAGTTGAGGCTTCAAAGAGGTTCGGTCACTCGAGCCAGGTGCTCTTGGCACTCCCACTCGACGTCAAGCTCAAGCTTTTCGACCCAGTTTACCTGGCAACCTCTCACTGGTCAGTATTGGCCACCCACATCAGCTCCATAAGTCCCCTGATCCTCAGCCAGTCATTTGGCAGCTTTAAGGACCTGATCTGGGTTGACAGGCTAGACCTGGGGTATGTAGAGAAACGTCACGTCAAGTGGAAGTATAAAATCAACTCAATCAAAAGGATACAACTAATACAACTCTTTTGTTATAGTAGTCATGACGTGGATGTCCCAACTTTCAGCCCTAATCACGTTAACAATAGGGGTGAAAATGCCGATAGAACTGAAAGTAGTAATAGAAAAGTAGAGGGCCAAgttagtataataatatatgatACTGATGATGAAAGCAGCTTGGATGATTTCAGAAGTAACTACTTGAACCTAGCACCAGATAGTAGAATAATACTACCCTTGAAGGTTGGAAAGAAGATGATTGGGAAGACGATGTATTTTATGAGAATTATATTTTCAGAGGCTGGACGAGTAGGCCAgttcaattttaacaagAAACTGCCTGCAAAAGTTCAGGATATGCTTGAAAATCCAAACTTTCTTCACGATTACCAGGTTGACCAGTCCAACGTTCATGAGCAGATTCAGATGAACTTGGGTGAAATTAGGAGAAAACTGGAGAAAAAATCATCAGCTGGGAATCAAATGGATTTGGTGAACGGGGGAGAAAAGTTAAAAGAAACAACAATTGGACCAGATTATATTAGAACTGGTTACCTGGATATGGAAATGGAGATGAGTAAGAGTTTGAAGAGAGTGGAGCCCTGTTTGGAAATGTACAAAGTCGGAAAGGGCTTGGAAATTCCAACAGTTGATGAATATTTGAAACAAAAGATCGAATTCACAGATGTTGATCTAGGCGAAAGGGATTTCATGAAAGCCAAACTCCCAAATGCTGAAGGCGATGCGAATAGTGTACCATATGTAAAGGATAGTGTACCATATGTAAAGGATAGTGTAGGCGATAAAGAtaagaataatataatgtaCAATAGCGTAGCTGGAAAAGCTGAAAATGTGATTAATAAGAGTGTGAAGAATAAGTATGGATTGAAGGATAGTAAAGAGGAGGATgaaattgttgaaattgTAAGAATGCCAAATTTAGAAACAGGCAAATTGTATTTTACGCTTTTGACCTCAGTTATAAGAGAGGTCGCgctttaa